In one window of Paenarthrobacter nicotinovorans DNA:
- a CDS encoding MFS transporter, with protein MSQFLAKVPRGWLILACIGLIALNMRGPFVAVAPVVDLLRQDLGFSPVELGLLTGIPVLCFSLASPLASLAGRRLGAEFAVMLTLLGVLAGVVIRSSSGGALVMAGTVVIGVAITIGNIAVPLIIRRDFAPRRQATAMGVYTAALNIGSFLTSVATAPLAELVGWRLSLAASALLALAAILFWVPTVGTRRAFVPAAVEAAVPSGSGPVAGVGWLTVGLTLGFAGQAFSYYGVTAWLPSFLSDELAMGTAEAGAGSSLFQIFAIVGGLGVPLLARFTSTTTVAVTLSAMWLTVPVGLLLAPGFWWLWSSLGGVAQGGGITVIFIAIIKFARSQAAAGKMSAVVQGVGYCFAALAPTVVGYVHSVTDGWTGPLFVILGSVLAFCVCTTLSVRWVARQR; from the coding sequence ATGAGCCAGTTCCTCGCCAAAGTTCCCCGAGGCTGGCTGATCCTCGCCTGCATAGGGCTGATTGCCTTGAACATGCGCGGACCGTTCGTCGCCGTGGCGCCCGTAGTGGATCTGCTCCGACAGGACCTTGGCTTCTCCCCGGTTGAACTCGGACTGCTGACAGGCATCCCCGTGCTCTGCTTCTCCCTGGCTTCGCCGTTGGCTTCGTTGGCCGGACGCCGGCTGGGCGCCGAATTCGCCGTCATGCTCACGTTGCTCGGCGTGCTGGCCGGTGTGGTGATCCGTTCCAGCAGCGGTGGCGCCCTGGTCATGGCCGGCACAGTGGTCATTGGCGTGGCCATCACCATCGGCAACATCGCCGTGCCGCTGATCATCCGCCGCGACTTCGCTCCCCGCCGGCAAGCGACAGCGATGGGCGTCTACACCGCGGCCCTGAACATCGGTTCGTTCCTCACCTCAGTGGCCACGGCTCCGCTGGCCGAGCTGGTGGGGTGGCGGCTTTCCTTGGCTGCCAGCGCGCTGCTGGCCTTGGCGGCAATCCTGTTCTGGGTGCCCACAGTGGGTACGCGCCGGGCCTTTGTCCCAGCCGCGGTTGAGGCTGCCGTTCCTTCAGGTTCGGGACCAGTTGCGGGGGTGGGCTGGTTGACCGTCGGCCTGACGCTCGGTTTCGCCGGCCAGGCGTTCTCCTACTACGGCGTCACCGCGTGGCTGCCAAGCTTCCTGTCCGACGAACTCGCCATGGGCACGGCCGAGGCCGGCGCGGGCTCCTCGCTCTTCCAGATCTTCGCGATTGTGGGCGGCCTGGGCGTTCCGCTCCTGGCCCGTTTCACCAGTACGACGACGGTTGCGGTCACCTTGAGTGCGATGTGGCTGACCGTTCCCGTTGGCTTGTTGCTGGCACCGGGCTTCTGGTGGTTGTGGTCCTCGCTGGGAGGCGTTGCCCAAGGTGGTGGAATCACGGTGATTTTCATTGCGATCATCAAGTTCGCCCGCTCGCAGGCCGCCGCAGGGAAGATGTCCGCCGTGGTCCAGGGTGTTGGCTACTGTTTTGCTGCCCTGGCGCCCACCGTTGTCGGATACGTGCACAGTGTTACCGACGGCTGGACGGGTCCGCTCTTCGTGATCCTCGGATCGGTGCTCGCGTTCTGCGTGTGCACGACGTTGTCCGTGCGCTGGGTGGCCCGGCAGCGCTAA
- the aceA gene encoding isocitrate lyase, with translation MTASFEPAEQSAEQQAAALELEWSANPRWEGVTRDYSASDVVRLRGRVSEEHTLARRGSEKLWKQLTEEAPTGGYTNALGALTGNQAVQQVKAGLRAIYLSGWQVAADANLSGQTYPDQSLYPANSVPQVVRRINNALLRADQIEYAEGVKTVEDWLVPIVADAEAGFGGPLNAYELMKSMITAGASGVHWEDQLASEKKCGHLGGKVLIPTQQHIRTLNAARLAADVAGTPTVVIARTDAEAATLITSDVDERDQEFITGERTAEGFYKVRNGIEPCIARAKAYAPYSDLIWMETGTPDLELARKFAESVKAEFPDQMLSYNCSPSFNWRKHLDDTTIAKFQRELGAMGFTFQFITLAGFHALNYSMFDLAHGYAREGMSAYVELQEKEFASESRGYTATKHQREVGTGYFDDIATALNPNASTLALVGSTEEGQFH, from the coding sequence ATGACCGCTTCATTTGAACCCGCAGAGCAGTCCGCAGAGCAGCAGGCAGCAGCGCTGGAACTCGAATGGTCCGCCAACCCGCGGTGGGAAGGCGTCACCCGTGATTACTCGGCTTCCGACGTCGTCCGCCTCCGTGGCCGCGTCTCCGAAGAGCACACCCTGGCCCGTCGCGGTTCCGAAAAGCTCTGGAAGCAGCTCACCGAGGAAGCTCCCACCGGCGGCTACACCAACGCCCTGGGCGCACTGACCGGTAACCAGGCTGTGCAGCAGGTCAAGGCCGGCCTCCGCGCCATCTACCTCTCCGGCTGGCAGGTGGCCGCCGACGCCAACCTGTCGGGCCAGACCTACCCGGACCAGTCCCTGTACCCGGCCAACTCGGTGCCGCAGGTTGTCCGCCGCATCAACAACGCGCTGCTCCGTGCGGACCAGATCGAGTATGCCGAAGGCGTCAAGACCGTTGAAGACTGGCTGGTCCCGATCGTCGCCGACGCCGAAGCAGGCTTTGGTGGCCCGCTGAACGCCTACGAGCTCATGAAATCCATGATTACCGCAGGTGCCTCGGGCGTTCACTGGGAAGACCAGCTCGCTTCGGAAAAGAAGTGCGGCCACCTGGGCGGCAAGGTGCTGATTCCCACCCAGCAGCACATCCGGACCCTGAACGCAGCCCGCCTGGCAGCCGACGTCGCCGGTACCCCGACGGTGGTCATCGCCCGCACCGACGCCGAAGCAGCAACCCTGATCACCTCCGACGTCGACGAGCGGGACCAGGAATTCATCACCGGTGAACGTACCGCGGAGGGCTTCTACAAAGTCCGCAACGGCATCGAACCCTGCATCGCCCGCGCCAAGGCCTACGCACCGTACTCCGACCTCATCTGGATGGAGACCGGCACCCCGGACCTGGAGCTGGCCCGCAAGTTCGCCGAATCGGTCAAGGCCGAGTTCCCGGACCAGATGCTCTCCTACAACTGCTCCCCGTCCTTCAACTGGCGCAAGCACCTGGACGACACCACGATCGCCAAGTTCCAGCGCGAACTCGGTGCCATGGGCTTCACGTTCCAGTTCATCACTTTGGCCGGCTTCCACGCCCTGAACTACTCGATGTTCGACCTCGCCCACGGTTACGCCCGTGAAGGCATGAGCGCCTACGTCGAGCTCCAGGAGAAGGAATTCGCCTCCGAGTCCCGCGGCTACACCGCCACCAAGCACCAGCGCGAAGTCGGCACCGGCTACTTCGACGACATCGCAACCGCGCTCAACCCGAACGCATCAACCTTGGCCCTGGTGGGATCCACCGAAGAAGGCCAGTTCCACTAA
- the aceB gene encoding malate synthase A, which translates to MNSFTDNFTINGITLTAQPICRQNEVLTPDALEFIGQLHRATADRRQELMQARHARRGQIAAGQDPRFLPQTEAIRNDPSWRVAPPAPGLEDRRVEITGPVDKKMTINALNSGAKVWLADMEDSSTPTWRNVIQGQLNLTDALERRIDFTSPEGKEYKLKAAEDLPTIVVRPRGWHLPEKHMLIDGKPIAGGIVDFGLFFFHNARRLLAQGKGPYFYLPKIENHLEARLWNDIFVLAQDLLGIPQGTIRATVLIETITAAFEMEEILYELRDHAAGLNAGRWDYIFSLIKNFRTRGPRFVLPDRGQVTMTQPFMRAYTEQLVRACHRRGAMAIGGMAAAVPNRKDEAANTASFEKVRADKTREANDGFDGSWVAHPDLVPVCREVFDSVLGDRPNQLDRSREDVTPDDRALIDISTTEGTITEAGVRLNIEVGIRYIESWLRGNGAVAIHNLMEDAATAEISRSQLWQWIHSHAITDQGDIISREWVEDMLDEEFARLERFDGDRFADARAIFEEVTLAEEFPTFLTIPAYARFLTEAREEATEEELVAA; encoded by the coding sequence ATGAACAGCTTCACTGACAACTTCACTATCAATGGCATCACTTTGACCGCTCAGCCCATTTGCCGGCAGAACGAGGTCCTCACGCCGGACGCTTTGGAGTTCATCGGCCAACTGCACCGGGCTACGGCTGATCGTCGTCAGGAGCTGATGCAGGCGCGGCATGCCCGCCGTGGGCAGATCGCCGCCGGTCAGGATCCGCGGTTCCTGCCGCAGACCGAGGCCATCCGGAACGACCCGTCCTGGCGCGTTGCTCCCCCGGCACCGGGACTGGAGGACCGCCGTGTTGAGATCACGGGACCGGTGGATAAGAAGATGACCATCAACGCCCTGAATTCGGGTGCGAAGGTGTGGCTGGCCGACATGGAGGACTCCTCCACGCCGACGTGGCGCAACGTCATCCAGGGCCAGCTGAACCTGACCGACGCGTTGGAGCGCCGGATCGATTTCACCTCTCCCGAGGGCAAGGAATACAAGCTCAAGGCGGCCGAGGATCTGCCCACCATCGTGGTCCGTCCCCGTGGCTGGCACCTGCCGGAGAAGCACATGCTGATTGACGGCAAACCCATCGCCGGCGGAATCGTGGACTTCGGACTGTTCTTCTTCCACAACGCCCGCCGCTTGCTGGCGCAGGGCAAGGGCCCATACTTCTACCTGCCCAAGATCGAGAACCACCTCGAGGCACGGCTGTGGAACGACATCTTTGTCCTGGCCCAGGATCTGCTCGGCATCCCGCAGGGCACCATCCGCGCCACGGTGTTGATCGAGACCATCACGGCAGCGTTCGAGATGGAAGAGATCCTCTACGAACTGCGGGACCACGCAGCTGGTTTGAACGCCGGCCGCTGGGACTACATCTTCTCCCTGATCAAGAACTTCCGGACCCGCGGACCGCGTTTCGTGCTCCCGGACCGCGGCCAGGTGACCATGACCCAGCCGTTCATGCGGGCCTACACCGAGCAACTGGTCCGGGCCTGCCACCGCCGCGGTGCCATGGCGATCGGTGGCATGGCTGCCGCTGTTCCCAACCGCAAGGACGAGGCCGCCAACACCGCCTCGTTCGAGAAGGTCCGTGCGGACAAGACCCGTGAAGCCAACGACGGATTCGACGGCTCCTGGGTTGCCCACCCGGACCTGGTGCCGGTGTGCCGCGAAGTGTTCGACTCAGTTCTCGGAGACCGCCCCAACCAGCTGGACCGTTCCCGCGAGGACGTCACCCCGGATGACCGTGCGCTGATCGACATCTCCACCACCGAGGGCACCATCACGGAGGCCGGGGTACGCCTGAACATCGAGGTAGGCATCCGCTACATCGAGTCCTGGCTGCGGGGCAACGGCGCTGTGGCAATTCACAACCTCATGGAGGACGCCGCCACCGCCGAAATTTCGCGGTCCCAGCTGTGGCAGTGGATCCACTCCCACGCCATCACTGACCAGGGCGACATCATCAGCCGTGAATGGGTAGAGGACATGTTGGACGAGGAATTCGCCCGCCTGGAACGCTTCGATGGGGATCGCTTTGCAGATGCCCGCGCCATCTTCGAGGAAGTCACCCTGGCTGAGGAATTCCCCACCTTCCTGACCATCCCCGCCTACGCCCGTTTCCTCACCGAGGCCCGTGAAGAGGCCACGGAAGAGGAACTCGTCGCCGCCTAG